The window ATTAAAACACTAGTGTCCTTTCCTGTCAGAACAAAAAAAACGTGCAACAGCAAATCTGTTAACGAATGAAAAGGACGACATAGCATTTCGGAAGATGAAACAAACCTATAGAGGATCGAGCAACAATCATGTGAGGAATTCGACTGCGTATATTTCGAAACCATGCGGATCGGACTGGATTTATTCATAATTCGGATTTCAACTGCTACACTGGCCGGCAACAGATAACCATATTGCAACACTGCTATGATGCAGATCACACAAGCTAAGACTGCACTCCCCGTTTACTAGAGGCTAAATGCAAAGAGAGTAAATCAATCGCTTGGAGTTCAATTTCCAGATGTCAATGCAAGCATTATGTGTGATCATCAAGCATCAGCCTTGGCCGGAGCTGCTTCTGgagcagcaggagcaggaggagcagcagcagcagcgatggCAGGTGCTTCtgccgcggtggtggtgggtggaGCAGCTTCAGCTTCAGCTTCAGCTTCTGCTGTTGccggagcaggagcaggagcagctgcagctgcagaaTCCGAAGCGGCTTCTGCAGCCTCCCAGAAGGAGGTCTTCTTCCCTGTCTTTGAGACCGTCTGGAAAACGTCTTCTGGCTTGACATTGCCCTTCACCGTCACCTTCTGCTGCTCCATGTCTATGTCAAAGGTCTCCACGCCTGGTTCCATGAGATATATCGAGCATAAGCAATTGTGATCGTTGGACAATTTACACTATATGGTATTCTGATTTAGTTCAGCAATTAGATGTCTGGATTTCCCGGCTACGGATTAATGATTGATCAGTTTCTTCACCTCAAGTTGACCATTGCGGCCAGCTAGCCGTTGCTGACCACACGTCAGTTTCGTTGTTGTTAAACAGATTTAGATCAAACAGTTTTCATATATcactaataaataaataaaggcATTCTTAGTCTTGGAACAGAAAAACAGTTTCAGCTCAGAGAAATTAGTCACCTTCCATTTTTGTGAGAACTCTCCTTACGGCTCCAGCACAACCTTGGCATGACATACCGACCTTGAGGACAACAGTCTGCATATCATATGAGATTGAACATTTTTATTATCTTGTATTCTGACATTGCCGTTTAGCAGACCAACAAGCATCAGTTTTCTATCTAACAAGGGGACTCATGGCCAAAATTCAGCAAAATTCTCTGTATCTAACAAGAACCTAACTTCAGCAACCTCATGGCCTACAGCCTACTTCTTTGTATCTGAAACTCATccagaaaaacaaacaaaaaaaaagaagcaaaacgAGAAATTTCATCCATTCCTCCTACTCCATCCTACTGACTGCATCTATGCAATCTGAGAAGGCGTGGAAGGAGATTGTTACCTCAGCGGCCATGGTTCACGGCAGTAGGaacaagaagcagcagcagcaaaaagAACAGGACTCGAATTCGGGAGATAACTTGGGGTAGCTTCATGGATCGGAGGACCCTTAAATAGACAAGATGATGCGTAGCGAGGAAGCAGAAGACGGTGACCGGTGCCCGGTGGGTGGACGTGCACCAAACACGCATAAAGCCCCGGAGAAAagccacccccacccccatccTCCTCACAAACGGATCGATGTGAGGTTTTCTCTTTCTGTAGATGCCCTGATCTGGGCTAAACTAAAGCCATCCTGCTTTGGTTGAGGCTGGGTAGTGTGTAGTACAACTAGTACACGAAGTACAACACATCTTTCTTCTCCCATTGTGTAGTACAGATGTACAATTTCTGCTTGTAATCAGTTTGCAACAAATAAGATCACCTCCCGCTTGCCCAAAAAAGTTGCGAGATTCTCAAGTTTTTGGAGTGCTTATCGCTTTGCccatttgctgctgctgctactgacTTTTTTGGTATCCGATATTCTCATATTCTGATCAGACACACCTTACCAGTTATTTCACCCCATGTCACCAGGTTTTCCTCTTTCATGCTTTTCCTCTTTTGATTAATTACAGTTTTTCACCTCATGTTCGTTTCATCTGTTTGAGcttatttgtttatttatttcatCCTGTTGTGGTAACGTTGTCAGAGCATGGCAAAGCATGGGTTTTTGGTTGATTGATTTTAGTGATGATCACAGAAAAATATCCTGGGTTCTCGAAGTCATATGGGTTGAAATATACAGTCGTCTCCAAGCTGGAGTTTGGCATCCCATGTTCTCCTTTTTGTCACTTGCATCACCAGTTCATTTAATTGCATCTAGCGAGTTCTGTTAATTGCACTGCACATTTTAAGGATATATTCACATGCTGCCAACTGCCTAAGCAGGCTGAGAATCAGAGCGCGCTGGATTTTGTGGTGCCTAGGCCAAGAGGAATTGGGAC of the Oryza sativa Japonica Group chromosome 2, ASM3414082v1 genome contains:
- the LOC9272622 gene encoding copper transport protein ATX1, with translation MAAETVVLKVGMSCQGCAGAVRRVLTKMEGVETFDIDMEQQKVTVKGNVKPEDVFQTVSKTGKKTSFWEAAEAASDSAAAAAPAPAPATAEAEAEAEAAPPTTTAAEAPAIAAAAAPPAPAAPEAAPAKADA